In the Alligator mississippiensis isolate rAllMis1 chromosome 7, rAllMis1, whole genome shotgun sequence genome, one interval contains:
- the LOC132251851 gene encoding ribonuclease pancreatic-like gives MSPRGPRTAVLLMFLMLTLMSSWPTADGKESQYEKFQRQHIDEVPDQLLNDLYCNTRMKKQKMTTPKCKVFNTFIHSDLATVKAVCTRTGTKKPNNRYYSNDSFYVTDCKLIRKDPRQGCVYRTTTLSRRICITCEQVHRAGLAPVHYGSYKECFPK, from the coding sequence ATGTCTCCCAGGGGGCCCCGCACCGCCGTGCTGCTGATGTTCCTGATGCTGACCCTGATGTCTTCCTGGCCGACCGCGGACGGCAAGGAATCGCAATACGAGAAGTTCCAGCGGCAGCATATCGACGAGGTGCCAGACCAGCTGCTCAATGACCTCTACTGCAACACGAGGATGAAGAAGCAGAAGATGACCACTCCCAAGTGCAAGGTCTTCAACACCTTCATTCACTCAGATTTAGCAACAGTAAAAGCCGTCTGCACACGGACTGGGACTAAGAAGCCCAACAACAGGTATTACAGCAACGACAGCTTCTATGTCACTGACTGCAAACTTATAAGAAAGGACCCACGGCAAGGCTGTGTGTACAGGACAACCACCTTGTCCCGGAGGATTTGCATAACCTGTGAACAAGTCCACAGAGCTGGACTGGCACCTGTCCACTATGGCAGCTACAAAGAGTGCTTCCCCAAGtag